One genomic window of Tatumella citrea includes the following:
- the pitA gene encoding inorganic phosphate transporter PitA: protein MLHLFAGIDLSTGLLLVVALLFVLFYEAINGFHDTANAVATVIYTRAMRAQLAVAMAGIFNFLGVLLGGLSVAYAIVHMLPTDLLLNVGSAHGLAMVFSMLLAAIIWNLGTWYFGLPASSSHTLIGAIIGIALTNALVTGTSLVDALNIPKVINVFMSLILSPLIGMALAGALIYLLRKYWNGTRKRSRVHMTPAEREKIDGKKKPPFWTRIALIVSAIGVSYSHGANDGQKGIGLIMLVLIGVAPAGFVVNMNSSGYDIARTRDAVEHLDQYYQQNSQSLQSIIAPTVTPAAIATPVEEFHCSNERALEAVAHAQTMLTNLSSYDELSVEKRSQMRRLLLCISDTADKVASLPQTSSQDRKFLGDLRHDLLGTVEYAPVWIIFAVALALSVGTMVGWRRVATTIGEKIGKKGMTYGQGMAAQVTAAASIGIASYTGMPVSTTHILSSSVAGTMLVDGGGLQGKTIKNIAMAWVLTLPVSILLSAGLYWISLHIIH from the coding sequence ATGCTTCATCTTTTTGCTGGTATCGATTTAAGTACTGGCCTACTACTGGTAGTTGCTCTGCTGTTTGTTTTGTTTTACGAAGCAATCAACGGATTTCATGATACCGCTAATGCTGTTGCCACGGTAATTTATACCCGGGCGATGCGCGCGCAACTGGCTGTTGCAATGGCGGGGATCTTTAACTTTTTGGGAGTGCTGTTAGGTGGTCTGAGCGTAGCTTACGCTATTGTTCATATGCTGCCGACAGATCTGCTGCTGAATGTAGGTTCTGCCCATGGCCTGGCCATGGTGTTCTCTATGTTACTGGCGGCAATTATCTGGAACCTGGGCACCTGGTATTTTGGTCTGCCTGCATCCAGTTCCCATACTTTGATTGGAGCGATTATCGGCATTGCGCTGACCAATGCCCTGGTCACCGGCACTTCGCTGGTTGACGCCCTGAATATTCCGAAAGTTATCAACGTATTTATGTCACTGATTCTGTCACCGCTGATTGGTATGGCTCTGGCAGGCGCATTAATTTATCTGCTGCGCAAATACTGGAACGGGACGCGTAAACGTTCGCGGGTCCATATGACGCCGGCAGAACGGGAAAAAATTGATGGCAAGAAAAAGCCGCCTTTCTGGACCCGTATTGCGCTGATTGTTTCTGCCATTGGTGTGAGTTATTCGCACGGTGCTAATGACGGGCAGAAAGGTATCGGCCTGATTATGCTGGTACTGATTGGTGTCGCCCCTGCCGGATTCGTCGTTAATATGAATTCTTCAGGATACGATATCGCCCGCACCCGCGATGCGGTAGAACATCTGGATCAGTACTACCAGCAGAACAGCCAGTCATTGCAGTCGATCATCGCTCCGACAGTCACTCCGGCAGCAATAGCGACTCCGGTGGAAGAGTTCCACTGCAGTAATGAGCGGGCACTGGAAGCAGTGGCACATGCACAGACAATGCTGACTAATCTCAGCAGTTATGACGAGCTGAGTGTCGAAAAACGTTCCCAGATGCGTCGCCTGTTGCTGTGTATTTCTGATACTGCCGATAAGGTTGCATCGTTACCGCAGACCAGCAGTCAGGACCGTAAATTCCTGGGCGATTTACGCCATGATTTACTCGGTACTGTTGAGTATGCTCCGGTGTGGATTATCTTTGCGGTCGCGCTGGCACTTTCTGTCGGGACTATGGTGGGATGGCGTCGTGTTGCTACTACTATCGGTGAAAAAATCGGTAAGAAAGGCATGACCTACGGTCAGGGGATGGCGGCGCAGGTCACTGCAGCGGCTTCTATCGGGATTGCCAGTTACACCGGTATGCCGGTCTCGACCACCCATATCCTGTCATCTTCCGTGGCCGGAACCATGCTGGTCGATGGCGGTGGTTTGCAGGGCAAAACCATCAAGAACATCGCGATGGCATGGGTACTCACTCTGCCGGTTTCGATTCTGTTATCTGCCGGACTGTACTGGATTTCTCTGCATATTATCCACTAA
- a CDS encoding DUF2474 domain-containing protein, which produces MQQVEKKTSPLWKRTAWMIAIYLLSVIALGVISCVFKLAMYAAGMRLQ; this is translated from the coding sequence ATGCAACAGGTCGAAAAAAAAACATCACCTTTATGGAAAAGAACCGCCTGGATGATAGCTATTTATCTGTTAAGCGTCATCGCACTTGGCGTTATTTCCTGCGTATTTAAACTTGCAATGTATGCCGCCGGAATGCGTTTGCAGTAA
- a CDS encoding aminotransferase class I/II-fold pyridoxal phosphate-dependent enzyme: protein MTGKVTANDIFDKIRTRVRCKDIMPGETLPPVRELAASLRINKNTVANAYKKLIDAGIAEANGRKGTTVRQLSNFPPQEGPHPDTVLTDISGGNPDPSMLLPLQTFLSAVNTTPRLYGESVINPGLEKFGQHWFAPVVPEQFGLTLTHGTVDTLERLLSGFINKDEQVAVEDPCFLGSKSTLLSLGVKPVAISMDNQGIRPEELRNALSSGAQGVIITARAHNPTGFSLSSRRAAEIREILAQYPQVMIIIDDHFSLISCREYHNVIPDSSRYWAVIRSFSKFLGPDFRMALVASDQDTSLRLKHRLASGTHWVSHLLQDIAEAALTSQQSSQQFNTARQHYRDKREFFIRELNKHGLSYCEDGDGINVWLSFAFPCEPVIDGMKNRGWIIRNGNDFSVGNHRSGIRLTLTTLSEEQITKLAADLAVIIRQVE, encoded by the coding sequence ATGACTGGAAAAGTCACTGCAAACGATATTTTTGATAAAATCAGAACCAGAGTCCGCTGCAAAGACATCATGCCAGGCGAAACCCTCCCTCCGGTCAGAGAGTTGGCTGCAAGCCTGCGGATCAATAAAAATACAGTGGCAAACGCCTATAAAAAGCTTATCGATGCAGGCATTGCCGAAGCCAATGGCAGAAAGGGAACCACAGTCAGGCAACTCAGCAATTTTCCGCCTCAGGAAGGCCCACACCCTGACACAGTTCTGACAGATATTTCCGGGGGAAATCCCGATCCCTCGATGCTGCTTCCTTTGCAGACCTTTCTCAGTGCCGTCAATACCACTCCACGCCTGTATGGTGAATCGGTGATCAATCCCGGCCTTGAAAAATTTGGTCAGCACTGGTTTGCCCCGGTCGTTCCTGAACAATTCGGGCTGACGCTTACCCATGGCACTGTCGATACGTTAGAACGCCTGCTCAGCGGGTTTATTAACAAAGACGAACAGGTGGCCGTGGAAGACCCTTGTTTTCTGGGCAGCAAGAGTACTCTGCTCAGCCTTGGTGTGAAACCTGTAGCCATCAGTATGGATAACCAGGGAATCAGACCCGAAGAACTGCGAAATGCATTATCTTCCGGTGCCCAGGGGGTCATCATTACTGCACGGGCTCATAACCCCACTGGCTTTAGTCTCTCTTCCCGGCGGGCCGCCGAAATCCGAGAAATTCTGGCCCAATACCCGCAGGTTATGATCATTATTGATGATCACTTTTCTCTCATCTCTTGCCGTGAATATCATAATGTTATTCCAGACAGTAGCCGGTACTGGGCAGTCATCCGTTCATTTTCTAAATTTTTAGGACCTGATTTCAGAATGGCTCTGGTCGCCAGTGACCAGGATACGTCATTGCGCCTGAAACATCGTCTTGCCTCCGGTACCCATTGGGTAAGTCACTTACTGCAGGATATTGCTGAAGCGGCACTCACCAGCCAGCAGAGCAGCCAACAGTTCAACACCGCTCGCCAGCACTACCGCGATAAGAGAGAGTTTTTTATCCGGGAGCTGAATAAACACGGATTAAGTTATTGCGAGGACGGGGATGGTATCAATGTCTGGCTCTCTTTTGCTTTTCCCTGTGAACCGGTCATTGATGGCATGAAAAACAGAGGGTGGATCATCCGTAACGGTAATGATTTCTCAGTCGGTAATCATCGCAGTGGCATACGCTTAACACTCACCACACTTTCTGAGGAACAGATAACAAAACTTGCAGCAGATCTTGCGGTTATCATCAGGCAGGTGGAATGA
- a CDS encoding YlcI/YnfO family protein: MSKTSNSKTQEKHIRIPHSLIKQIESVMAVQKTSNFSAWVVDACRLKILAVRKETQK; encoded by the coding sequence GTGAGTAAAACATCAAATAGCAAAACACAGGAAAAACATATCCGGATACCCCATAGCTTAATTAAACAAATAGAATCGGTCATGGCTGTACAGAAAACATCAAACTTTTCCGCCTGGGTGGTCGATGCCTGCCGGTTAAAAATACTCGCTGTCAGGAAGGAAACTCAGAAATAA
- the cydB gene encoding cytochrome d ubiquinol oxidase subunit II has protein sequence MPDFSIIWFAIIIFSMLMYIVMDGFDLGVGILFIFNKDKFQRDLMVNTVAPVWDGNETWLVLGGAALYGAFPLAYSVIADALSVPIIVMLLGLIFRGVAFEFRSKATESHRPFWDKAFIVGSVVATFSQGIIVGSVMNGFEVSHRAFVGSDLSWLSPFSLFCGFGLVIAYALLGCTWLIMKGSDGLHKKMSDLALPLLGLLLAVFVIISLWTPLTNAAIAQRWFSLPNLFWFLPVPVLVLISSWQIYRGIKREAHYSPFLMTLLLVFLGFSGLGISIWPNIIPPSVSIREAAAPETTLHFMLAGAVFIIPVILAYTFWSYYVFRGKVTSNEGYH, from the coding sequence ATGCCCGATTTCTCAATAATCTGGTTTGCGATCATCATCTTTTCGATGCTGATGTATATCGTGATGGATGGCTTCGATTTAGGCGTCGGGATACTTTTTATCTTCAATAAAGATAAATTTCAGCGAGACCTGATGGTGAATACGGTCGCCCCGGTATGGGATGGTAATGAAACATGGCTGGTACTTGGTGGAGCTGCTCTGTACGGCGCGTTCCCACTCGCCTATTCAGTTATTGCAGATGCACTTTCAGTACCGATTATCGTGATGCTGCTGGGGCTGATTTTCCGTGGAGTCGCTTTCGAGTTTCGTTCTAAAGCCACTGAATCACACCGTCCGTTTTGGGATAAAGCTTTTATCGTAGGTTCAGTCGTTGCAACCTTCAGTCAGGGCATTATCGTCGGTTCAGTGATGAATGGTTTTGAAGTCTCTCATCGCGCCTTTGTTGGCTCAGATCTCAGCTGGCTCAGCCCGTTTTCCCTGTTTTGCGGATTCGGATTAGTAATTGCTTATGCGTTACTGGGTTGTACCTGGCTGATAATGAAAGGCAGCGATGGTCTGCATAAGAAAATGTCCGATCTGGCACTGCCCCTGCTCGGCCTGCTGTTAGCTGTGTTTGTGATTATCAGCCTCTGGACGCCGCTCACAAACGCCGCGATTGCGCAGCGCTGGTTTAGCCTGCCTAATCTCTTCTGGTTCCTTCCGGTACCGGTGCTGGTGCTGATTTCTTCCTGGCAGATATACAGAGGGATCAAACGTGAGGCGCATTATTCACCCTTCCTGATGACTCTGTTGCTGGTATTTCTTGGCTTCTCCGGGCTTGGGATCAGCATCTGGCCAAATATTATTCCACCATCAGTCAGTATCCGGGAAGCAGCGGCACCTGAAACGACACTGCATTTTATGCTGGCAGGCGCGGTGTTTATTATTCCGGTAATACTGGCATACACCTTCTGGAGTTATTATGTATTCCGCGGGAAAGTGACTTCAAATGAAGGCTATCATTGA
- a CDS encoding BaiN/RdsA family NAD(P)/FAD-dependent oxidoreductase, giving the protein MEKFDVIVVGAGAAGLFCAAQAGQRGLKVLVLDNGKKAGRKILMSGGGRCNFTNLYTEPAAYLSHNPHFCKSALARYTQWDFIELVGKHGIAWHEKTLGQLFCDDSAQQIVDLLLAECQKGQVTLRLRSEILATERDEQGEYRLNVNGNEVSARKLVIASGGLSMPGLGATPWGYKIAEQFGLRVFPTRAALVPFTLHKPLLEQLQTLSGVALPVTVTAQQGTLFKEAMLFTHRGLSGPSMLQISSYWQPGEWLTINLFPEMDLAEFLNIQRTAHPNLSLKNSLAKVLPKRLTETLQQLQIVPELTLKQLNHKQQQQLVEQLTYWKVQPNGTEGYRTAEVTLGGVDTDQLSSRTMEAREVPGLYFIGEVVDVTGWLGGYNFQWAWSSAAACAEAL; this is encoded by the coding sequence ATGGAAAAGTTTGACGTTATTGTGGTGGGTGCCGGTGCTGCCGGACTGTTCTGTGCCGCTCAGGCCGGGCAGCGAGGTCTGAAAGTCCTGGTGCTGGATAACGGCAAAAAAGCTGGCCGTAAAATCCTGATGTCCGGGGGCGGGCGTTGTAACTTCACTAATCTGTATACCGAGCCTGCCGCCTACCTGTCGCATAACCCTCATTTTTGTAAGTCAGCACTTGCTCGCTATACACAGTGGGATTTTATTGAGCTGGTGGGAAAACACGGTATTGCCTGGCATGAAAAAACGTTGGGGCAACTGTTCTGCGATGACTCTGCTCAGCAAATCGTTGATTTGCTGTTGGCGGAATGCCAGAAAGGCCAGGTGACTTTGCGGCTGCGCAGCGAGATCCTTGCCACTGAACGTGACGAACAGGGGGAATACCGGTTAAACGTTAACGGAAATGAAGTGAGTGCTCGCAAACTTGTTATCGCTTCCGGAGGGCTGTCGATGCCAGGTCTTGGGGCAACACCCTGGGGTTATAAGATAGCTGAACAGTTTGGATTACGGGTATTTCCGACCCGTGCGGCACTGGTGCCATTTACTCTGCATAAACCATTGCTGGAACAGCTACAGACTCTTTCCGGTGTGGCACTGCCGGTGACGGTAACCGCGCAACAAGGAACTCTGTTTAAAGAAGCGATGTTATTCACCCACCGCGGATTGTCCGGGCCTTCTATGTTGCAAATTTCCAGCTACTGGCAGCCAGGTGAATGGTTAACAATCAATCTGTTTCCGGAAATGGATCTGGCAGAATTTCTCAATATTCAGCGCACTGCTCACCCTAATCTGAGCCTGAAAAACAGCCTCGCCAAAGTATTACCAAAGCGTTTAACCGAAACCCTGCAACAGTTACAGATAGTCCCGGAGTTAACCTTAAAGCAGCTGAACCACAAACAGCAGCAGCAACTGGTAGAGCAGCTAACCTATTGGAAAGTACAGCCCAACGGAACCGAAGGCTACCGGACCGCCGAAGTCACTCTGGGGGGCGTCGATACCGACCAGCTCTCTTCGCGTACCATGGAAGCCCGCGAGGTTCCCGGGCTCTATTTTATCGGTGAAGTAGTAGACGTGACTGGCTGGCTGGGAGGTTATAACTTCCAGTGGGCATGGAGTTCGGCAGCAGCCTGTGCAGAGGCGTTGTAG
- a CDS encoding cytochrome ubiquinol oxidase subunit I, translating to MFGLDAFHLARLQFAFTVSFHIIFPAITIGLATYLAVLEGLWLKTRDQSYYQLYHFWIKVFGVNFGMGVVSGLVMAYQFGTNWSGFSAFSGSITGALLTYEVLTAFFLEAGFFGVMLFGWDRVGRGLHFFSTCMVALGTIFSTFWILASNSWMQTPQGFIIQNDVVIPTDWFKIIFNPSFPYRLAHMTIAAFLASAFLVSASGAWHLLKGNKSPAVRKMFSMGLWMALIVAPVQAIVGDAHGLNTLEYQPAKIAAIEGHWENPPGEATPLVLFGIPDMKEEKTKYALEIPYLGSIILTHSLNKQVPALKSFPRADRPDSLIVFWSFRIMVAMGLLMIGLGFISLWLRRKGKLFDSRAFHKFTLLMGPSGLIALLAGWVTTEAGRQPWVVYGYKRTIDAVSAHGDLHMSLSLLAFVLVYGSVFSVGYLYMIRIIKKGPAVDHHETPENGGPGTNFTQARPLSAVHEPLNVSKGGK from the coding sequence ATGTTTGGTTTAGATGCTTTTCATCTCGCAAGGTTACAATTCGCATTCACTGTTTCTTTCCATATCATATTTCCGGCAATCACTATCGGGCTTGCCACCTATCTTGCAGTGCTGGAGGGGTTATGGCTTAAAACCCGTGATCAAAGTTATTATCAGCTATACCATTTCTGGATCAAAGTCTTTGGGGTTAATTTCGGGATGGGGGTTGTTTCTGGTCTGGTGATGGCTTACCAGTTTGGAACTAACTGGAGCGGATTCTCGGCATTCTCTGGCAGTATTACCGGCGCCCTGCTTACCTATGAAGTGCTGACAGCATTTTTCCTCGAAGCCGGATTTTTTGGCGTTATGCTGTTTGGCTGGGACCGCGTCGGCCGCGGATTGCACTTTTTCTCAACCTGTATGGTCGCACTCGGGACTATCTTCTCAACCTTCTGGATTCTGGCATCCAACAGCTGGATGCAAACACCACAGGGATTCATTATTCAGAATGATGTAGTTATCCCTACCGACTGGTTCAAAATCATATTCAACCCGTCATTCCCTTATCGTTTAGCCCATATGACGATTGCTGCTTTTCTGGCGAGCGCCTTTCTTGTGAGCGCTTCCGGTGCCTGGCATTTGCTCAAAGGTAATAAATCACCAGCAGTACGCAAGATGTTCTCTATGGGATTATGGATGGCCTTAATTGTGGCTCCGGTTCAGGCTATCGTAGGTGATGCTCATGGGTTGAACACCTTAGAATACCAGCCTGCCAAAATCGCAGCTATTGAAGGTCACTGGGAAAACCCTCCGGGAGAAGCCACACCGCTGGTTTTATTTGGCATTCCTGATATGAAAGAGGAAAAAACCAAATATGCCCTGGAGATTCCTTATTTAGGCAGCATTATTCTGACTCATAGCCTGAATAAACAAGTCCCTGCATTAAAAAGCTTCCCACGGGCCGACAGGCCAGATTCTCTGATTGTCTTTTGGTCATTCCGCATTATGGTCGCCATGGGGCTTCTGATGATAGGCCTTGGTTTTATTAGTCTGTGGTTACGCCGCAAAGGTAAATTATTTGATTCAAGAGCATTTCATAAATTCACCTTACTCATGGGACCGTCAGGGCTGATTGCACTGCTGGCCGGTTGGGTTACGACAGAAGCTGGCCGCCAGCCATGGGTAGTGTACGGGTATAAACGAACCATCGATGCAGTTTCAGCGCACGGTGATTTACACATGAGTCTGAGCTTACTCGCCTTTGTACTGGTTTACGGTTCCGTCTTTAGCGTGGGTTATCTCTATATGATCCGCATTATCAAAAAGGGCCCGGCGGTTGATCACCATGAGACCCCGGAAAACGGTGGCCCCGGCACTAATTTCACCCAGGCACGTCCACTTTCGGCGGTACATGAGCCTTTGAACGTATCGAAAGGAGGGAAATAA
- a CDS encoding AraC family transcriptional regulator: MNERTIFSRPHSGSAASVWQARALLTRRITIDQATLLLVKSGQKVLCWQDNEICLNAGDMVVIGSGNTFDVTNIPGEPAGRFEASWISFCNELLQNAGARPLQPVLQTAAHRVAAAAPAFCQAFQHAFDALSDSESIPQAVAVKRMEEMLSWLDAYQIFFPQPRSQGMTGRIRQQVTGNIAWPWSAADTAKAMAVSEATLRRHLKAEGTSFSRLVSDIRMEYALTLLQVTDRPVTRISLEVGYENPSKFSARFRQRFGFSPGQVRSENFSLSIPSLPTPV, translated from the coding sequence ATGAACGAAAGAACAATCTTCAGCCGCCCACACAGCGGCAGTGCCGCCAGTGTATGGCAGGCCAGGGCGCTGCTCACCCGCCGGATAACCATTGACCAGGCAACTTTGTTGCTGGTCAAATCGGGGCAAAAAGTTCTGTGCTGGCAGGATAACGAAATCTGTCTGAATGCCGGGGATATGGTGGTAATTGGCAGCGGAAATACCTTTGATGTGACCAATATTCCCGGAGAGCCAGCCGGCAGGTTTGAGGCCAGCTGGATCAGTTTTTGCAACGAGCTGCTTCAAAATGCCGGAGCCCGGCCGTTGCAGCCGGTCTTACAAACGGCGGCGCATCGGGTCGCAGCAGCTGCCCCTGCCTTTTGCCAGGCATTTCAGCACGCTTTTGATGCTCTGAGCGATAGCGAATCAATCCCCCAGGCAGTGGCCGTGAAACGAATGGAAGAGATGCTCAGTTGGCTGGATGCTTATCAGATATTTTTCCCCCAGCCCCGCAGCCAGGGAATGACCGGCAGGATCAGGCAACAGGTCACCGGTAATATCGCCTGGCCGTGGAGCGCCGCGGATACCGCAAAAGCCATGGCTGTTTCTGAAGCAACTCTGCGGCGTCATCTGAAGGCTGAAGGTACCAGCTTCTCGCGGCTGGTCAGCGATATTCGTATGGAGTATGCGCTGACTCTGCTACAGGTGACCGACCGGCCAGTGACGCGAATCTCCCTGGAAGTGGGCTATGAAAATCCTTCAAAATTCTCTGCCCGTTTTCGCCAGCGTTTCGGCTTTTCCCCGGGACAGGTACGGTCGGAGAATTTCAGTTTATCCATTCCCTCACTGCCGACCCCGGTTTAA
- a CDS encoding aldehyde dehydrogenase family protein: MWQIAEAYIGGKFVPVTGHEVIQSYNPSNGKLIGTARLASRADARQAVHAAAAAQPSFGLSTKEQRTEMLQALHAAVLEHSAAICEATIEEYGGPLSRSRWVSQYSAQCFLNAARILEEYPLQRKAGSAEIFMEPVGVSALIVPWNSTAGTLCSKLAFAIAAGCASVIKPSEFSPLQNRVVAEALHQAGLPAGIFNILSGRGEEVGEELSIHPQIAKISFTGSTSVGKIIARSAVDSCKRLILGMSGKSASVLLEDADISVALPMALSAAFMNNGQACVAGSRLLVPESQLETISQQIKTLIDALNVGDPADPRTEIGPLFSLRQYDRVQHYIRRGVQQGATLLTGGEGHPIGLQHGFFVRPTVFTRVSNDMDIAREEIFGPVLSVISYRDEADAIRIANDSDYGLQAYIFGQDQQHALQMSRQLNAGSVLINRIVPELMAPFGGVKQSGIGRELGVSGLESFLEPKAVVTG, encoded by the coding sequence ATGTGGCAGATAGCAGAAGCATATATCGGTGGCAAATTTGTCCCGGTCACCGGTCATGAAGTTATTCAAAGCTACAACCCTTCTAACGGCAAGCTAATTGGCACTGCCCGGTTGGCCAGCCGGGCGGATGCCAGACAAGCCGTGCACGCCGCCGCCGCAGCTCAGCCCTCTTTTGGACTGAGCACTAAAGAACAGCGGACAGAAATGCTGCAGGCGCTGCATGCTGCAGTGCTGGAACATTCCGCCGCTATCTGTGAGGCAACTATCGAAGAATATGGTGGCCCGTTGTCGCGTTCCCGTTGGGTCAGTCAGTACTCCGCGCAGTGTTTTCTCAATGCAGCCCGCATACTTGAAGAATACCCGTTACAGAGAAAAGCCGGCAGTGCGGAAATTTTCATGGAACCGGTAGGCGTGTCAGCATTGATTGTTCCCTGGAACAGTACGGCGGGGACTTTATGCAGCAAGCTGGCCTTTGCTATTGCGGCAGGATGTGCGTCGGTGATTAAACCAAGTGAATTTAGCCCGTTGCAGAATCGTGTAGTGGCAGAAGCATTGCATCAGGCTGGCTTACCGGCAGGGATATTCAATATTTTGTCCGGGCGGGGAGAGGAAGTCGGGGAGGAATTATCCATTCATCCGCAGATAGCTAAAATCTCGTTTACCGGTTCAACGTCGGTAGGAAAAATCATTGCCCGTTCGGCGGTGGACAGTTGCAAACGCCTGATACTTGGGATGAGTGGAAAGTCAGCATCAGTGTTGCTTGAAGATGCTGATATTTCGGTCGCTTTGCCGATGGCACTATCTGCAGCTTTTATGAATAACGGGCAGGCGTGTGTTGCCGGCAGCCGGTTACTGGTCCCTGAATCTCAACTGGAAACGATCAGCCAGCAGATTAAAACACTAATAGATGCACTAAACGTCGGAGATCCGGCCGATCCTCGTACAGAGATCGGCCCGTTATTCAGCCTGCGCCAGTACGATCGCGTACAACATTATATTCGTCGGGGTGTGCAGCAGGGCGCTACATTACTGACGGGGGGAGAAGGCCATCCGATCGGGCTTCAACACGGATTTTTTGTCAGACCGACCGTATTTACCCGGGTCAGTAACGATATGGATATTGCCAGGGAAGAAATTTTTGGCCCTGTGCTGTCGGTGATAAGTTACCGGGATGAGGCTGATGCTATACGGATTGCCAATGATTCCGACTATGGTTTACAGGCTTATATCTTCGGTCAGGACCAGCAGCATGCATTGCAAATGTCCAGGCAACTGAATGCGGGAAGTGTGCTGATTAACCGCATCGTGCCGGAACTGATGGCACCTTTTGGCGGGGTTAAACAGTCTGGTATTGGTCGGGAACTGGGCGTGTCTGGCCTGGAATCTTTTCTTGAGCCTAAGGCCGTCGTTACTGGTTAA
- a CDS encoding LysR family transcriptional regulator encodes MSNNSLAVKDCFDNMFRQNQNITKTETMQKNGLSEFSVILAVARHQGFRRAAAELDMSVTAVSNAVAGLESRLGVRLFHRTTRSVSLTEAGQRFVSRAEPAVRQLLEAMDAASSGDTLLSGTLRINSSLGAALMVFAPVFRRFTERYPAISLDIVTEGRRVDIISEGFDAGIRPDSRLPQDMIAVPLIREIPLVVVASAGYFDQSTPPQSPTELLNFPCIRSRLPGGLPSGWHFWQNGQPLTLDVSGPLVLDSPQLMLEAVKQGCGIAQVPQWYVAEEVLAGRLVTVLDNYAATLPGVSLYYAGRRHIPAALKALITIIHEVNDEQNRQPRQR; translated from the coding sequence GTGAGTAACAACAGTCTGGCAGTGAAAGATTGTTTTGATAATATGTTCAGACAGAATCAAAACATTACGAAAACTGAAACAATGCAAAAAAACGGGCTGTCTGAATTTAGCGTCATTCTGGCGGTCGCAAGGCATCAGGGGTTTCGCCGTGCGGCAGCCGAACTGGATATGTCTGTCACGGCGGTCAGCAACGCAGTGGCGGGGCTGGAATCCCGGCTGGGAGTTCGGTTGTTTCACCGTACCACCCGCAGTGTTTCTTTGACCGAAGCCGGACAACGCTTTGTTTCCCGGGCTGAGCCTGCGGTCAGACAGCTGCTCGAAGCGATGGACGCCGCCAGCAGCGGTGACACTTTGTTGTCAGGAACATTGCGGATTAACAGTTCGCTGGGTGCTGCTTTGATGGTGTTTGCCCCTGTCTTTCGGCGGTTTACCGAACGCTATCCGGCCATCAGTCTGGATATTGTCACCGAAGGCCGCCGGGTGGATATCATCAGTGAGGGCTTTGATGCAGGGATTCGCCCGGACTCACGACTGCCTCAGGATATGATTGCTGTACCTCTGATACGCGAAATTCCTCTGGTGGTGGTGGCTTCTGCCGGATATTTTGACCAGTCAACACCGCCACAATCCCCGACAGAATTACTGAACTTCCCCTGCATCCGTAGCCGGTTACCGGGAGGATTACCTTCTGGCTGGCATTTCTGGCAGAACGGACAGCCCCTCACTTTGGATGTTTCAGGACCACTGGTGCTGGATTCCCCGCAACTGATGCTGGAAGCGGTAAAACAGGGCTGCGGTATTGCACAAGTGCCGCAATGGTATGTCGCAGAGGAAGTACTCGCAGGACGTTTGGTGACGGTACTGGATAACTATGCTGCTACGCTGCCCGGAGTGTCGTTGTACTATGCGGGAAGGCGGCATATTCCCGCCGCGCTTAAGGCGTTAATAACGATTATTCATGAAGTCAATGATGAGCAAAACCGTCAGCCCCGGCAACGATAA